The following are encoded together in the Flammeovirga agarivorans genome:
- a CDS encoding BamA/TamA family outer membrane protein, whose amino-acid sequence MNKTFFLLCILLVATTLIKAQSKFQEYFIDSTDHAIDVSGFLNAGYGFLPVPIVITEPAVGFGGGLAGIYFHGNQKERVVEEGENNFENSKNLPPVLTAVAGMYTENGTWVTMLAHQGSYLNDRLRYTGALGYMNINLTFYGAGLISEDKYAFNMKGFLTFQEFLFRPVAKLPFFTGLNYVYFNNNITFDTQIPEVEPLQDETNLGGMNIVAMWDTRNNTFTPFKGIMTATEFGIFAKALGGDNDYWNFSHRTYFYQPIVKEKLFSGYRVKFDSKWGDNVPFYELPFVSLRGIPALRYQEHNALTLETEWRWQVFKRWSAVGFVGAGFVAPKINAFDFGDPKVAGGGGFRYLIASDYGLHAGIDVAKGPEIWAWYLTIGSNWFR is encoded by the coding sequence ATGAACAAAACTTTCTTTCTTCTGTGTATACTGTTAGTGGCGACGACGCTTATCAAAGCACAAAGCAAATTTCAAGAATATTTTATCGATTCCACCGACCATGCTATTGATGTAAGTGGTTTTCTAAATGCAGGGTACGGCTTCTTACCTGTTCCAATTGTTATCACCGAACCTGCTGTAGGTTTTGGTGGAGGACTTGCTGGTATCTACTTCCATGGTAATCAAAAAGAAAGAGTAGTAGAAGAAGGGGAAAACAACTTTGAAAACAGTAAAAACCTACCACCAGTATTAACAGCAGTTGCTGGCATGTATACAGAAAATGGAACTTGGGTAACGATGTTAGCGCACCAAGGATCTTACCTTAATGACCGGTTAAGGTATACAGGTGCTTTGGGCTATATGAACATTAACCTTACATTTTATGGTGCAGGACTTATTTCTGAAGATAAATATGCTTTCAACATGAAAGGGTTTCTTACTTTTCAGGAATTTTTATTTCGACCTGTTGCAAAGCTTCCTTTTTTCACTGGATTAAACTATGTGTACTTCAATAACAATATTACCTTCGATACGCAAATTCCAGAAGTAGAACCCCTACAGGATGAAACCAACCTTGGAGGAATGAATATAGTAGCCATGTGGGATACTAGGAATAATACTTTTACACCTTTTAAAGGGATAATGACTGCTACTGAGTTTGGTATTTTTGCCAAAGCATTAGGCGGGGATAACGACTATTGGAACTTTAGTCACCGTACTTATTTCTATCAACCGATCGTTAAAGAAAAACTCTTCTCTGGTTATAGAGTAAAGTTTGATAGCAAATGGGGAGACAATGTTCCTTTTTATGAATTACCATTTGTATCATTAAGGGGTATCCCTGCTTTGAGGTATCAAGAACATAATGCCTTAACACTAGAAACAGAATGGAGGTGGCAAGTCTTTAAAAGATGGAGTGCTGTAGGATTTGTAGGAGCAGGATTTGTTGCTCCAAAAATTAATGCTTTCGACTTTGGAGATCCTAAAGTTGCTGGAGGTGGCGGATTCCGATACCTAATAGCTAGTGATTATGGTCTCCATGCCGGTATAGATGTGGCAAAAGGCCCTGAAATTTGGGCTTGGTATTTAACCATTGGTAGTAATTGGTTTAGATAA
- a CDS encoding GNAT family N-acetyltransferase, with translation MMQTDRVKLSLLTEVDLDELIVLFKEPHVMDFIFPMIDLSDEERKKTLQSKIKEIETDVGYFWTVRDPKTKELMGIVNLNPIPRTPEKMQIGWIFSPRFGGKGLAYEASKLIFDYGANIKKVSPIYAVIEEGNLPSVKLANKLGLTWFDYYMEEDLKVNLYKWEV, from the coding sequence ATGATGCAAACAGACCGAGTAAAGCTTTCATTACTAACCGAAGTCGATTTAGATGAACTGATAGTATTATTTAAAGAACCTCATGTTATGGATTTCATCTTTCCAATGATTGATTTATCAGATGAGGAAAGAAAGAAAACACTTCAATCTAAAATAAAAGAGATAGAAACTGATGTGGGGTATTTCTGGACTGTTCGAGATCCAAAAACTAAAGAATTAATGGGAATTGTCAATTTAAATCCAATACCAAGAACTCCTGAGAAGATGCAAATTGGTTGGATTTTCAGCCCACGTTTTGGCGGGAAAGGTTTAGCCTATGAGGCATCAAAATTGATATTTGATTATGGAGCTAACATCAAAAAAGTATCTCCAATATATGCTGTCATTGAAGAAGGGAATTTACCTTCTGTAAAGCTTGCCAATAAGCTAGGTCTTACTTGGTTTGACTATTATATGGAAGAGGATCTTAAGGTCAATCTATATAAATGGGAAGTATAA
- a CDS encoding PKD domain-containing protein — MKHILYFIVGVLSIFAFSCSKDEPQANLPAKAQATLSGIDHNALELVLENRSENPPAEVDYKWNWGDSEEFTSDNNINVSHTYETPGEYIVTLKMIDIAIDQEVSSVTYDVTIGEEVNENGIQIQFNQLEAGAWDYSLNWEYVQGSEPNHVKEMYVSLATDEAFTQLLNPLRGIEIGAIGEEVKVEPSQGFDVNNLASESTYYFKIRFVDIYDQPSEYTVELNTRKVEKPTIRLENTTNMVRVFVQSNNLVNKLNKDFNEIIVTPSIDLELFEKSEDGLSLTYYKNIQETIIFDVEEQAYNRATVEKATSSDGIPTGSKSLYFSQSENGPLTETSKVSSFVEGDKRFIYIGDEENNSATSAVGIYFELNESSIKKGEVIALNSSNTFVVTDETNGAQISLEANPDGIESFGLRIIEEEENTFDAAVESTSNENGKNHLLYFSQQDIAPNVEVMINQLIFQVNK; from the coding sequence ATGAAACATATACTATACTTTATTGTTGGTGTTCTATCAATTTTCGCATTTTCATGTTCAAAAGATGAGCCACAGGCAAATTTACCTGCTAAAGCTCAAGCTACCTTAAGTGGAATAGATCATAATGCATTAGAATTAGTTTTAGAAAATAGATCAGAGAATCCGCCAGCTGAGGTTGATTATAAGTGGAATTGGGGAGATTCTGAAGAGTTTACCTCTGATAATAATATCAACGTATCTCATACTTATGAAACTCCTGGTGAATATATTGTCACATTAAAAATGATTGATATTGCCATTGATCAAGAAGTATCTTCAGTAACATATGATGTTACAATTGGCGAAGAGGTAAATGAGAATGGTATTCAAATTCAATTCAATCAATTGGAAGCAGGAGCATGGGATTACTCATTAAATTGGGAATATGTTCAAGGTTCTGAACCTAATCATGTTAAGGAAATGTATGTTAGTTTGGCAACTGATGAAGCATTTACCCAGTTATTAAACCCATTAAGAGGTATTGAAATAGGAGCAATTGGGGAAGAAGTAAAGGTAGAACCTTCTCAAGGCTTTGATGTTAATAATTTAGCTTCAGAGAGCACTTACTATTTCAAAATTAGATTTGTTGATATTTATGATCAACCTTCTGAGTACACAGTTGAATTGAATACAAGAAAAGTTGAAAAACCAACAATACGATTGGAAAATACAACGAATATGGTCCGTGTGTTTGTTCAGTCTAATAACCTCGTAAATAAATTAAACAAGGATTTTAATGAGATAATTGTTACTCCTAGTATAGATCTAGAGTTATTTGAAAAATCTGAAGACGGACTATCATTAACCTATTACAAGAATATTCAGGAGACAATTATTTTTGATGTTGAAGAGCAAGCCTATAATAGAGCTACAGTAGAAAAAGCAACAAGTTCTGATGGTATTCCTACGGGGTCTAAATCGTTATATTTTTCTCAGTCGGAGAATGGTCCATTAACAGAGACTTCTAAAGTAAGTTCTTTTGTAGAAGGAGATAAAAGGTTCATATATATTGGCGATGAAGAGAATAATAGCGCTACGTCAGCAGTCGGTATCTATTTCGAATTGAATGAGTCTTCTATTAAGAAAGGTGAAGTGATCGCGTTGAATTCTTCAAATACATTTGTGGTTACTGATGAAACTAATGGAGCACAAATAAGTTTGGAAGCGAACCCTGATGGTATAGAATCTTTCGGTTTAAGAATTATTGAAGAGGAAGAAAATACTTTTGATGCAGCTGTAGAATCAACTTCTAATGAGAATGGGAAAAATCACTTGCTTTATTTTTCTCAACAAGATATTGCTCCTAATGTAGAAGTGATGATCAACCAATTGATATTTCAGGTCAATAAATAA